A genomic window from Silene latifolia isolate original U9 population chromosome Y, ASM4854445v1, whole genome shotgun sequence includes:
- the LOC141626976 gene encoding nicotinamide/nicotinic acid mononucleotide adenylyltransferase-like, whose product MAAKQSTYQRTLTVLCRVKNFLCENGLVSDGSLKVMLVCGSDLLESFRKSFWIPEQVQAIVRDFGVACIRREGQDVETMVSDDPIMRENKNNIMIVDEFIPNQISSTRIRDCILRGLSVKYLTADEVIA is encoded by the exons ATGGCG GCTAAGCAAAGTACCTACCAACGGACCTTGACTGTTTTATGTAGAGTGAAGAACTTCTTATGCGAGAATGGTCTTGTTTCTGATG GATCCCTTAAGGTCATGCTTGTCTGTGGTTCCGATTTATTGGAATCATTCCGTAAAAGTTTTTGGATCCCTGAGCAG GTTCAAGCTATAGTTAGAGACTTTGGTGTGGCTTGTATACGAAGGGAGGGGCAAGATGTGGAAACAATGGTTTCGGACGATCCTATTATGCGTGAAAATAAG AATAATATCATGATTGTGGATGAATTCATCCCTAACCAGATCAGCTCAACCCGAATAAG GGACTGTATCTTAAGAGGGTTGTCCGTGAAATATTTAACAGCAGATGAAGTTATAGCATAA